gtcaCCACCGACCACTATGTCAACACCAGCCACTACGCagccaccgaccactacgtcgccaccgaccactacgtcgTCACCAGCCACTACGtcaccaccgaccactacgtcaCCACCAGCCACTACGCagccaccgaccactacgttGCCACCACCCACTACGTCGCCACCGAGCACTACGTCGCTTCCGACCACTACGTCGCCACCGACCACTACAtcgccaccgaccactacgcgGCCACCAACCACTACACCGCCAACGACCACTAACtcgccaccgaccactacgtcgCCACCAGCAACTACGCagccaccgaccactacgtcaccaccgaccactacgcGGCTACCAACCACTACACCGACTACTAACTCGCCACCGGTCACTACGtcaccaccgaccactacgtcaccaccgaccactacgtcaccaccgaccactacgtcaccaccgaccactacgtcgCCAGCGGCCACCTTGCAGCCACCAGCCACTACGCAGCCACCAGTCACTACGCAGCCACCAGCCACTACGTAGCCATCGACCACTACGGcaccaccgaccactacgcAGCCATCAACCACTACGCAACCACCAGACACTACGTCGCCAACAGCCACTACGCAGCCACCGACCACTTCACCGCCACCGACAACTACGTCGTTTCCGACAACTACGCCGCCACCAACCACTACGCCGCCACCGACCACTGCGTCACCACCAACAACTACgccgccaccgaccactacgccgccaccgaccactacgccGCCACTGACCACTACGTAaccaccgaccactacgccGCCAACGACCACTATGTCtccaccgaccactacgtcaCCACCGACCACTATGTCACCACCAGCCACTACgccgccaccgaccactacgttGCCACCACCCACTACGTCGCCACCGGCCACTACGTCGCCACCGACCACTATgccgccaccgaccactacgtcgccaccgaccactacgtcgCTTCCGACCACTACAtcgccaccgaccactacgcgGCCACCAACCACTACGTCACCAGCAACCACTCAGCCGCCACCAACCACTACGCCGCCACTGACCACTACgccgccaccgaccactacgtcaAGACCAACCACTATGTCACCACCGACTACTACGCCGCCGACCACTACGCCGCCAACGACCACTACgccgccaccgaccactacgtcgCCACCACCCACTACGtcgccaccgaccactacgtcgCTTCCGACCACTACGtcgccaccgaccactacgccATCACTGACCACTACGTCGGAACGGAGTTATACAAGAGCAACTTCTCAGCAGAGATGGCCTTCATCTAATCTATAAGGGCAATGGCAGGGTAGTGAACGACATCCTCGCCGGAGTTACAACAATCAGGACAACGTCACAAACCACTACGTCACCACCGACCACTACACCGCCACCGACCACTACACTGCCATCGACAACTACGtcgccaccgaccactacgtcaACACCGATCACTACGTCGTCACCAGCCACTACGtcgccaccgaccactacgtcaccaccgaccactacgtcaCCACCAGCCACTACGCAGCCAACGACCACTACGTTGCCACCACCCACTACGTCGCTTCCGACCACTTCGTCGCCACCGACCACTACAccgccaccgaccactacgcgGCCACCAACCAATACACCGCGAACGACCACTAACTCGCCACCGACCACTTCGTCGCCACCAGCCACTACGCagccaccgaccactacgtcaCCACCGACCACTACACTGCCACCGACAACTACGTCGCCACCGACCACGACGTCAACACCGACCACTACGTCGTCACCAGCCACTACGtcgccaccgaccactacgtcaCAATCGACCACTACGTCACCACCAGCCACTACCCCGCCACCGGCCACCTTGCAGCCACCAGCCACTACGCAGCCAACGACCATTACACCGCCACCAATCACTACGTCGCCACCAGCCACTACGCAGCCACTAGCAACTACGCCGCGACCAGCCACTACGCAGCCAACGACCACTACACCGCCACCAACCACTATGCTGCCACCAGCCACTGCGTTGGCACCAACACTAGGCAGCCACCAGCCACTACTCAGCCACCAGCCACTACGCCGCCACCAACCACTGAGCCTTCCTACTTTTCTGTATTGATGTCGGTGCCACCAACAGCAACACCTGtcaaaacacatacataatCTACTCCATATGCATTCTAACTCATATCTACCCATGTCAAAACATAAACACCATCTAccccacatacagtataacttaTATCCACCCATGTCAAAACACATACCCAATCTAccccatatacagtataatttatATCTACCCATGTGATGTATCATGCTTCATAATCATAAAGGACGAATAAAGTCGATGTAGACTCCCTTTATTTGCATCACACACCTCAAGAGAGGGTAAAAAactacaaagaaaacaaaaccaaaaataacaaaagttaGGAAACCAACAGAAAGAGTAATCGTCTCGGACAGACCAATAACTGTTCCTCCtaataaatcatgttacaaatacaatgaaatataacacattatatgtTCCTACCGGATAAAATTATGAGAAATTGCTCACTATCTTTCATATTCTTaataataaagatttaaacagcTCAAATGAGGTTATTCGAATGTCATTTGTCCAAGTTATAACATGTATTCAATGTATAAACAAACCAGCAGACGACACTTGATTGAAATATGGCGGGACCTACTCGGCCAAGCCTAACACGATTTACCAAACTTACAAGATGAGaatatatgcatatgacataATAACAAGCATCATAGATATATTATGCATTAAACCATATATTAATTATCAACACTTACTCCTTAGGGAGGCCAGTATATCCGAAAACAATAGCGTGACAGCGACGCTTCCACATGGTACTGTAGACATGGGAACTTGTAACTAATACACTAATATGCGGATAGAGGCGGACTCTAATTTCCGGACAACAGATTCCGGACTTAGACCATCACACTCCTCCTCTGATTTCAAGAGAAATCATTTACAACAATTCAATCATAAGATAATTTCTTAACTACAATAttctaaatataatacagtattCATAAATGAATAATCAAATCTAAACGCTATGAAACAATTTCAGACATCAATCACAGTCTTTGGAAATGATACAACACAAGAAAATGTCCGCGTCACTCATCTGTTTCCAAAAGTGTTACCAGTTCGGTAACTGGTCTGACATACAATACACGTTTATTGTCTCTCACAACAGCAATCTCAACCTTTCGTACTGCACAGTCGTTACTTGGAAATGTTCTTTCAACTATTCCAACCGGCCATTCATTTCGAGAGCGCTCCCCGTCTTTTAAGAGAACCAGGTCTCCCGGTTGAAGGTTCTTGGTGTGTTTTTGCCACTTCTTTCGCAATTGTAAACCGTGAAGATACTCATTCCTCCATCTCCTCCAGAATTCCTCTGCAAGTGATTGCACGTGTTTCCATGTCGAGCGCAACACATCCTTTGTGTTGTAAGGAGGGAACGGGTTGACATCACAACTAGTCTTACTTGTCAACAGCATAGACGGCGTAAGAAGAACAGGTGACTCTGGATCACTGAATACATCCACTAACGGTctattgttcacaattgcacaAACTTCAGACATAAGAGTGGTCAATACCTCGTGTGTGAGACTTTTCCTTTGCTGTTGAAGCAACATAGAGTTCAAGATGTTCTTGGCGACACCAATTAACCTTTCCCAAGCGCCACCCATGTGAGGCGAGTAGGGTGGGTTGAAAATCCACTTGATTTTGCCGTCGGATAAGAAGTCAGCAACATGATCATTCTCAACAAATCTTGCATCAATGGCCAGATCTTCTGTCGCTCCCACAAAATTCGTGCCCCTGTCGGAACGAAATTGGATGACCGGTCCACGCACAGAAATAAACCGTCGTAAGGCGTTAATAAAAGACGAGCTGGAAAGTTGTTCTATCACCTCTATATGTATGGCTCTTGTCACAAGACATGTGAACAACAAAGCCCATCGTTTCTGCGTTGCAGATCCTCCTCTGGTCCGCCGGAATGAGATAGGCCAAGGTCCAAACGTATCCACACCGACATATGAAAAAGGTGGTGAAGGAGTGCATCTGTCAGTAGGAAGATCTGCCATATACTGTTGACCAAACTGACCACGAAGTTTCTTGCAGGTAACACAATTGTGAATAATAAAGTTAACCATTTTCCTGCAACTCACGACCCAATATCCACCTGTGCGAACAGCTCCTTCTGTAAACTTACGACCCTGGTGAACTACTTTTTGATGAAAATGACGAACCACCAGAAACGTCACGTGATGGCTCTTGGGAAGTATAACAGGGTTCCTTAATCCTGAGCCGATAATCTCATTGTCGATCTTGTTAAGGCGACCTCCTACATGTAAAAGTCCATCTGTACCAATAACTGGAGTAAGAGTTTTGAGAGAACTTGAATGAGGAATTTCTTTTCCAGCATGGATACGTTGGAACTCTG
This genomic stretch from Pecten maximus chromosome 13, xPecMax1.1, whole genome shotgun sequence harbors:
- the LOC117340574 gene encoding UDP-3-O-(3-hydroxymyristoyl)glucosamine N-acyltransferase-like, encoding MWKRRCHAIVFGYTGLPKECCCWWHRHQYRKVGRLSGWWRRSGWWLSSGWWLPSVGANAVAGGSIVVGGGVVVVGCVVAGRGVVASGCVVAGGDVVIGGGVMVVGCVVAGGCKVAGGGVVAGGDVVVDCDVVVGGDVVAGDDVVVGVDVVVGGDVVVGGSVVVGGDVVVGGCVVAGGDEVVGGELVVVRGVLVGGRVVVGGGVVVGGDEVVGSDVVGGGNVVVVGCVVAGGDVVVGGDVVVGGDVVAGDDVVIGVDVVVGGDVVVDGSVVVGGGVVVGGDVVVCDVVLIVVTPARMSFTTLPLPL
- the LOC117340573 gene encoding uncharacterized protein PB18E9.04c-like — encoded protein: MSTPATTQPPTTTSPPTTTSSPATTSPPTTTSPPATTQPPTTTLPPPTTSPPSTTSLPTTTSPPTTTSPPTTTRPPTTTPPTTTNSPPTTTSPPATTQPPTTTSPPTTTRLPTTTPTTNSPPVTTSPPTTTGHLAATSHYAATSHYAATSHYVAIDHYGTTDHYAAINHYATTRHYVANSHYAATDHFTATDNYVVSDNYAATNHYAATDHCVTTNNYAATDHYAATDHYAATDHYVTTDHYAANDHYVSTDHYVTTDHYVTTSHYAATDHYVATTHYVATGHYVATDHYAATDHYVATDHYVASDHYIATDHYAATNHYVTSNHSAATNHYAATDHYAATDHYVKTNHYVTTDYYAADHYAANDHYAATDHYVATTHYVATDHYVASDHYVATDHYAITDHYVGTELYKSNFSAEMAFI